The Neorhodopirellula lusitana genome contains a region encoding:
- a CDS encoding PAC2 family protein has product MTEERKLDHPWLIAVWPGMGHVALSAGYYLMSKLGMSQFAELSAGELFDIDAAIVKEGLVQRLHRPRSRVFAWKAPPGGRDVIVFIGEFQPQMGKLPFCEQLIDFARDHGVERLFTFAAMATDMQPGTDARVFAAATEQSLLDEIEPFGVKILDDGNIGGLNGVLLAAAAEKGMPGVCLLGEMPHLFVQLLYPKASLAVLRVFLQMSKIDLDLAELAQHSEQTEHRLGQLVAEMQRRLNPQPEENDETTGEDWKVASQLSEEDEQHIESLFGIATADRSRAFELKAELDRLQVFEDYEDRFLDLFKSP; this is encoded by the coding sequence ATGACTGAAGAAAGAAAACTAGATCACCCGTGGCTGATTGCCGTTTGGCCAGGCATGGGCCACGTGGCCTTGAGTGCCGGTTACTACCTGATGTCCAAATTAGGCATGAGTCAATTCGCTGAGCTCTCGGCGGGCGAACTGTTTGATATCGACGCAGCGATCGTGAAGGAGGGCTTGGTGCAGCGGCTGCATCGCCCCCGAAGCCGAGTGTTCGCATGGAAGGCACCGCCGGGCGGACGCGATGTCATCGTCTTCATTGGCGAGTTTCAACCGCAAATGGGCAAGTTGCCGTTTTGCGAGCAGTTGATTGATTTTGCTCGTGACCATGGCGTCGAGCGATTGTTTACGTTCGCCGCAATGGCCACCGACATGCAACCCGGCACTGACGCTCGCGTTTTCGCGGCCGCGACCGAGCAGTCGTTGCTCGACGAGATCGAGCCCTTCGGCGTGAAGATTCTGGATGACGGGAACATCGGTGGACTCAACGGGGTGCTGTTGGCAGCGGCAGCTGAAAAAGGGATGCCAGGCGTTTGCTTACTGGGCGAGATGCCGCACTTGTTTGTTCAGTTGCTGTACCCGAAAGCATCGTTGGCCGTGCTGCGAGTGTTCCTGCAGATGTCCAAGATCGACTTGGACTTGGCCGAATTGGCGCAGCACTCTGAACAAACCGAACATCGGTTGGGGCAGCTTGTGGCCGAGATGCAGCGAAGACTGAATCCTCAACCGGAGGAAAACGACGAGACGACCGGCGAGGATTGGAAGGTTGCTTCGCAACTTTCCGAAGAGGATGAACAGCACATCGAATCGCTGTTCGGGATCGCAACTGCCGACCGTAGCCGCGCGTTTGAGCTGAAGGCCGAACTGGACCGACTGCAAGTGTTCGAAGACTACGAGGACCGGTTCTTGGATTTGTTTAAGTCGCCATAG
- a CDS encoding DUF2267 domain-containing protein, which translates to MGSTMIYQNVHGVEAIVIDMEDHEPGKRDASRHERRNISVIACTVQKTKQWIGELMHEVQWDDASKTYHGLRAVLHALRDRLTIAETADLAAQLPMLLRGMYYECRQPSHVPVEDHSKEEFLSHIVKAFPDDPNVDLERLTHAVLKVVAAHVSKGEMDDIRSIVPKPLVEPLDSVDRQEFRPVFQACLKALPERQSRVFMLRGIEDLETGEICKELEISASNLWGLLHRARLRLANCIKLRWLQEKA; encoded by the coding sequence ATGGGCAGCACAATGATCTATCAAAACGTTCACGGCGTCGAAGCAATCGTCATCGACATGGAAGATCACGAACCCGGAAAACGCGATGCGTCCCGCCATGAAAGACGTAATATTTCCGTGATTGCCTGCACGGTGCAAAAAACCAAGCAGTGGATCGGCGAGTTGATGCACGAGGTGCAGTGGGACGACGCGTCTAAGACTTATCACGGACTGCGTGCGGTGTTGCACGCATTGCGCGACCGATTGACCATTGCTGAAACCGCCGACTTGGCGGCCCAGTTGCCGATGCTGCTTCGTGGCATGTACTACGAATGCAGGCAACCCTCCCACGTGCCCGTCGAAGATCACAGCAAAGAGGAGTTTTTGTCGCACATCGTCAAGGCCTTTCCAGATGATCCCAACGTTGATCTCGAGCGATTGACACACGCCGTTCTGAAAGTCGTCGCGGCCCACGTTAGCAAAGGTGAAATGGACGACATCCGATCCATCGTCCCCAAACCGCTAGTTGAGCCACTTGACTCAGTAGATCGGCAGGAATTTAGGCCTGTTTTTCAAGCGTGCTTGAAAGCTCTGCCTGAGCGGCAGTCCAGGGTGTTCATGCTTCGAGGAATCGAGGATCTTGAAACAGGCGAAATTTGTAAGGAATTGGAGATCAGTGCGTCTAATTTATGGGGGTTGCTGCATCGCGCACGTCTCCGTCTCGCCAACTGCATCAAGCTACGTTGGCTTCAAGAAAAAGCATAA
- a CDS encoding Crp/Fnr family transcriptional regulator has product MPQQIWHLKNNELFTKLKPERLSHLESRCRSRSFAAHSPVYLPSQSADSVFLLASGLVKVCNLTNDGKQSILAFVEPGEMFGELAIFESEQRDEYVEAVEKSTVVMIPASELQELMAANHDVSIALTRMIGLRRHRVERRLKNLLFLSNRDRLVHLLLDLAEQFGIRDTDGIRLRIKLAHQEIANLMGSTRETVTILLGQLKSEGMVDVGRQRIVLVQAEQLAMSVHRKMPSLNS; this is encoded by the coding sequence GTGCCTCAGCAAATCTGGCATCTAAAAAACAACGAACTGTTCACCAAACTGAAGCCGGAACGGTTGTCGCACCTCGAATCGCGTTGTCGCTCTCGATCATTTGCTGCACACAGTCCGGTCTATTTGCCGAGCCAATCAGCGGACAGCGTATTCTTGCTTGCTAGCGGACTGGTTAAGGTCTGCAACCTGACCAACGACGGCAAACAGTCCATTTTGGCTTTTGTCGAACCGGGCGAGATGTTCGGGGAGTTAGCAATTTTTGAATCGGAACAGCGCGACGAGTATGTGGAAGCTGTTGAGAAGTCAACGGTGGTGATGATTCCGGCAAGTGAGCTTCAGGAACTGATGGCTGCAAACCACGATGTCTCCATCGCACTCACCAGGATGATCGGACTGCGGCGGCACCGTGTTGAGCGACGACTAAAAAATCTGCTTTTCCTTTCCAATCGAGACCGGTTGGTTCACTTGCTGCTCGACCTCGCGGAGCAGTTTGGTATTCGCGATACCGATGGGATCCGGCTGCGAATCAAGCTAGCTCATCAGGAAATCGCTAACCTGATGGGCAGTACCCGCGAAACGGTGACGATACTACTCGGGCAACTAAAATCCGAGGGAATGGTCGATGTTGGACGGCAACGAATTGTCTTGGTCCAAGCGGAGC
- a CDS encoding Hsp20/alpha crystallin family protein gives MLKSLTPWKNQRDSGLMEVAPQDELAQFRTNFDRMLSKMWSADLDDSWNNGWGCEVQDTEDEIVVRAEAPGFEPDEIDVKLSPGRLVMQAEHKTEHDTSENGNGHFSSYGKFYRSMSVPAGIEADNIEAIYKNGIVEVHLPKGEEAKAKRIAVKAQ, from the coding sequence ATGTTGAAGTCTCTGACTCCCTGGAAAAACCAACGCGACTCCGGACTGATGGAAGTCGCTCCCCAGGACGAATTGGCGCAGTTCCGTACCAACTTTGATCGCATGCTCAGCAAAATGTGGAGTGCCGATCTAGATGACTCTTGGAACAACGGTTGGGGCTGCGAGGTTCAGGACACGGAAGACGAAATCGTCGTCCGCGCCGAAGCCCCTGGATTTGAACCAGACGAAATCGACGTGAAGTTGTCTCCGGGACGTTTGGTCATGCAAGCGGAACACAAGACCGAGCATGACACGTCCGAAAATGGCAATGGGCACTTTAGCAGTTACGGTAAGTTCTACCGATCGATGAGTGTGCCAGCAGGCATCGAAGCCGACAACATCGAGGCCATCTATAAGAATGGCATCGTGGAAGTCCACTTGCCCAAAGGCGAGGAAGCCAAGGCCAAACGCATCGCTGTGAAGGCTCAATAG